TTTGTTCTATTTGATCTTCATCTATAATATCTGTGGGTGCAGATATGCCAGGTAATTCGAATAATTCTTCTTGCTTTATATCCTGAACGATAGGTGTTGGCTCAAATTTTTTTATGGGTTCTAACCAGGTGAGTTTTGATATTTCGTAAGGTGTAAGCCGTTTTCCTATAGCTTTGTCGTTTTTAACTCCAATAAACGATTCAACATCAATGATTTCATCAGGACGATTTTTATGTTTACCGCCGTAGGTAAGGTTTAAGCGGGGATAATAGTCGGTATTAAATTGAACCATTTTAGATTTTGGATGGTTACTTATTATACAAATAAGCTTATCGGTAATTTCGGGTTTAAAACGTTTAATATAATGAAAACCACTTTCGCCATCGTAATAAATAATGGTAAAAATACGAGTTGGGTTATATTTTTCTATAAACACCATATCGTCTTCGAAGTGAACATTGATATCGGGAATATAAGTTCGATAATGTCCAGATTGTGTTAAAATTAAAATTCGGTCGTTGGTGTTAAATATTCCCAAATCTATTCCTATTTCATTAGTATTAAGTCGTTTTACCTGTTCATCGAAGTATAAATGAATGCCTGTATTTTGAGAAATTTGTTTATCTTTTAGTTGAATTTTATGAATTTCATGACGAGTTATAATATTTCCTTGTGCATTTCGACCTTTAATCGCATAATCAGCAAAATTCACATCGAAAACTAATTTTTTAAGTTTAGGCTTGGGTTTAAGAATAATTCTGATAATTTCGGTTTCGTTGCTTTTATTTGCCGAAAACCAAAGAATTTTACTTCCTTCTGTTCCTTGTGTTGCATTATATACTTTGTCGCGAGTTATTCCTGTTATTTGAAAACGCTTTAAATATACAGGCCCGAATTTACCATCACGATACAGAATATGATATGTAGTTTGTTTGTCATTTTTCTGAAACACATTGACATAAATTATGTTTTTACCAATAAAAGCCTTATCACTAACTTTGGTAATAATATAATTTCCATCTGCAGTAAACGCTATGATATCGTCAATATCGGAACATTCACATACAAATTCATCTTTCTTTAAACCTATTCCGATAAAACCTTCTTCTCTATTTACATAGAGTTTTGCATTAGCAATAGCAACTCTTGTAACTTCAATATTTTCAAAACTACGGAGTTCTGTTTTACGTTCTTTGCCTTTGCCAAAAGCTTTTTTTATGTTTCTAAAATATTGAATGGTATAAGCTACTATATTAGATAAATGATTATTAACTTCATCAATATTGGTTTCGATATCTTTTATATGTTTATCTGCTTCAAAAGTATTATACTTAGAAATTCGTTTAATATGCAATTCTAAAAGTTTGAGTACGTCGTCATTTGTTATAGGTTTTAAAAGTTTGTTTTCATAAGGTAATAAAGCTTTATAAACAGTTTCGACAACACTATCCCACGTTTCACACTCTTCGATAAGCCTATATATTTTATTTTCAATAAAGATTTTTTCGAGTGAAGAGAAATGCCATTCGTCTTGTAGTTCGCTTAATTGTATTTGTAATTCTTTTTTCAAAAGTTGAAGCGTGCGGTCGGTGCTTGCTTTTAAAATGTCTTTAACACCTAAAAATAAAGGTTTACCATTGCTAATAACACAGGCATTGGGCGAAATAGATATTTCGCACGCTGTAAAAGCATAGAGGGCATCGATAGTAACATCGGGCGAAACACCGGGGGCGAGTTGCAAAATAATTTCTACGTTGTCGGAAGTATTATCATCTATTTTCTTAATTTTTATTTTGCCTTTATCGTTTGCTTTTATTATTGATTCTATCAATTTATCGGTTGTAATGCCATAGGGTAAATCGTTAATAACAAGAGTTTTGCTATCTAATTTTTTGATTTTTGCTCGTACTTTTATAATGCCACCTCGTAAACCATCGTTATATCTAGACACATCGGCATATCCTCCCGTAGGGAAGTCGGGATACAACTCAAAATCTTCGCCTTTAAGGTAAGCAATAGAAGCATCGATGAGTTCGTTGAAATTATGTGGTAATATTTTA
This sequence is a window from Bacteroidales bacterium. Protein-coding genes within it:
- a CDS encoding DNA gyrase/topoisomerase IV subunit A; amino-acid sequence: MTDETLYNNELNDNFDTAENKPIEKESQHAQIAETKLSGLYKDWWINYASYVILERAVPHLDDGLKPVQRRILHAMKRMDDGRYNKVANIIGYTMQYHPHGDASIGEALVQLGQKDLLIDTQGNWGNILTGDSAAAPRYIEARLSKFANTILFNHKLTEWKSSYDGRNQEPVTLPVKFPLLLAQGVEGIAVGLASKILPHNFNELIDASIAYLKGEDFELYPDFPTGGYADVSRYNDGLRGGIIKVRAKIKKLDSKTLVINDLPYGITTDKLIESIIKANDKGKIKIKKIDDNTSDNVEIILQLAPGVSPDVTIDALYAFTACEISISPNACVISNGKPLFLGVKDILKASTDRTLQLLKKELQIQLSELQDEWHFSSLEKIFIENKIYRLIEECETWDSVVETVYKALLPYENKLLKPITNDDVLKLLELHIKRISKYNTFEADKHIKDIETNIDEVNNHLSNIVAYTIQYFRNIKKAFGKGKERKTELRSFENIEVTRVAIANAKLYVNREEGFIGIGLKKDEFVCECSDIDDIIAFTADGNYIITKVSDKAFIGKNIIYVNVFQKNDKQTTYHILYRDGKFGPVYLKRFQITGITRDKVYNATQGTEGSKILWFSANKSNETEIIRIILKPKPKLKKLVFDVNFADYAIKGRNAQGNIITRHEIHKIQLKDKQISQNTGIHLYFDEQVKRLNTNEIGIDLGIFNTNDRILILTQSGHYRTYIPDINVHFEDDMVFIEKYNPTRIFTIIYYDGESGFHYIKRFKPEITDKLICIISNHPKSKMVQFNTDYYPRLNLTYGGKHKNRPDEIIDVESFIGVKNDKAIGKRLTPYEISKLTWLEPIKKFEPTPIVQDIKQEELFELPGISAPTDIIDEDQIEQMKLDL